In Wolinella succinogenes DSM 1740, a single genomic region encodes these proteins:
- a CDS encoding cory-CC-star protein: protein MKLIHKFVAFSKGLDEYYASSYRGVLAKSQKEIDDFFMIITFSEMMGIPNPYELYTLELLPELMPKFHVWHQKVGLNESPFENFPCTCC from the coding sequence ATGAAGCTCATTCATAAGTTTGTCGCTTTCTCCAAGGGATTGGATGAGTATTACGCCTCGAGCTATCGGGGCGTGCTCGCCAAAAGCCAAAAGGAGATTGACGATTTTTTTATGATTATCACTTTTTCAGAGATGATGGGGATTCCTAATCCCTACGAGCTCTACACGCTAGAGCTTTTGCCTGAACTCATGCCCAAATTCCACGTGTGGCATCAAAAGGTGGGGCTCAATGAGTCTCCTTTTGAGAATTTCCCCTGCACGTGTTGCTAA
- a CDS encoding carbon starvation protein A produces MNALWLLVIGVLMYLAGWFFYSKFVASKILKLNDEFKTPAHEFKDNIDYVPTNKFVLWGHHFTTVAGAAPIVGPAIAVQWGWLPAFLWVVFGTVFFAGIHDMSALWASVRNQGKSIGTICQRYIGSKVGQLFMIVIFLVLLMVNAAFGVIIAQESVRYPTTIIPAWGAIAIALVMGQAIYKFKMNLALVTVIAVTALYALVPLGVAVPVSLPESFMGLDSFRQWIVILFIYCGIASILPVWMLLQPRDYVNGIQLFVGLALLYVSVVIVSPTVVAPSLIPAIKEPGGWSIIVPILFVTVACGAISGFHGIVSSGTTSKQVDKESDVRFVGYLGAVGEGSLSLATIIACVAGVGLLASGGDLNPSSWASLYKGGAVNFANGGGAIMSEGIGLPFGVSQTLLSLMLILFAATTMDSGIRLQRYIIQEWGEIYKIPALRGKGIATIVAVALSFFLAINGVGAGGKNEVAIWPLFGATNQLLASLTLLTVSVILIKSKRLGGSLVTLIPMSFVLTMSFWAALVKLGDYFKAQNWLLFGINIVVIAVTVMVVLSALSTIAQILREQKNEAHS; encoded by the coding sequence TTGGGGGCATCACTTCACGACCGTAGCGGGAGCCGCACCCATTGTCGGGCCAGCGATTGCGGTGCAATGGGGTTGGCTACCTGCTTTTTTGTGGGTGGTCTTTGGGACGGTCTTTTTTGCGGGAATTCATGACATGAGTGCCCTTTGGGCGAGTGTGCGCAATCAGGGTAAATCAATTGGTACGATTTGCCAGCGATACATCGGCTCCAAGGTTGGTCAGCTCTTTATGATCGTCATCTTTTTGGTGCTTTTGATGGTTAATGCTGCTTTTGGTGTCATCATCGCCCAGGAATCAGTGCGATACCCCACCACCATCATCCCCGCGTGGGGCGCCATTGCTATTGCACTTGTGATGGGACAGGCAATCTACAAATTCAAGATGAATCTTGCACTTGTCACAGTGATCGCAGTCACGGCGCTCTATGCGCTTGTACCTCTAGGTGTGGCGGTGCCTGTGAGTCTGCCCGAGAGTTTCATGGGGCTTGATTCTTTTAGACAGTGGATTGTCATTCTCTTCATCTATTGCGGAATCGCCTCGATTCTTCCTGTTTGGATGCTCCTTCAACCAAGGGATTATGTGAATGGAATCCAGCTCTTCGTGGGCTTGGCGCTCCTTTATGTCTCTGTGGTTATCGTGAGCCCCACCGTGGTTGCTCCAAGCCTCATCCCTGCAATTAAAGAGCCGGGTGGTTGGAGCATCATCGTGCCGATTCTCTTTGTCACCGTGGCGTGCGGAGCGATCAGCGGATTCCATGGAATTGTCTCTAGCGGCACCACTTCTAAGCAGGTGGACAAGGAGAGCGATGTTCGATTTGTTGGTTATCTAGGGGCGGTGGGCGAGGGCTCTCTTTCGCTTGCAACGATCATTGCATGCGTTGCAGGCGTGGGGCTTTTAGCAAGCGGAGGCGACCTCAATCCCTCTTCATGGGCGAGCCTCTACAAAGGCGGTGCGGTCAACTTTGCCAATGGAGGCGGGGCGATCATGAGCGAGGGAATCGGACTCCCCTTTGGTGTCTCGCAAACCCTGCTTTCGCTTATGTTGATTCTTTTTGCGGCGACTACGATGGATTCGGGAATCAGACTCCAGCGCTACATCATCCAAGAGTGGGGCGAAATCTATAAAATTCCTGCACTTCGCGGCAAAGGGATAGCGACTATCGTAGCAGTGGCACTCTCTTTCTTTTTGGCGATCAATGGCGTGGGTGCAGGGGGCAAAAATGAGGTGGCGATTTGGCCTCTCTTTGGAGCGACTAACCAGCTTCTTGCCTCTCTCACGCTTTTAACGGTTTCGGTGATTCTTATTAAGAGCAAGCGCCTTGGTGGATCGCTAGTGACCCTCATCCCGATGAGTTTTGTTTTGACTATGTCTTTTTGGGCAGCCCTTGTGAAGCTCGGAGACTATTTCAAAGCGCAAAACTGGCTCCTCTTTGGAATCAATATTGTGGTGATTGCTGTCACTGTGATGGTCGTCCTCTCGGCGCTTTCGACCATTGCTCAGATCTTGCGCGAACAGAAAAATGAAGCTCATTCATAA